The Thermodesulfobacteriota bacterium genome window below encodes:
- a CDS encoding glycosyltransferase family 39 protein translates to MLEGVPPYAKAYNMKMPGIYAAYAVIMAAFGQTPAGIHLGLLVINAVTIVLVFLLARRIYDPFTGAAAAGFFALLSLSPSVQGIFANAEHFVILPALGGILLLLRAVESGRGGGEGGEGGGGSLFLIGLLLGVAFIMKQHGAFFVAFGGLYLLFGELGRRPVVWSRCVRRCLLFSAAAALPLVLTCTILFYAGVFDRFWFWTFVYPREYLAQTDLSVGLRVLWLRLAIMYGSAAFVWGLATMGLVSILCNKRTRDRSLFPAGFIAASLLSTCPGLYFRPHYFILLLPAIALLGGVGASSVARLFFNARTPAFKKGAAAVLALAAFFHGAYQENDFFFRMGPLEATRKVYGIRPFPETVEVASYIREHSSDNDSIAVIGSEPQIYFYSGRRSATGYIYTYAMLEDHEYALKMQREMAREIESARPEFLVFVNALSSWGVSEWPGGFIFDWFDEYRRKHFDLVGVVHIVSPERTVYRWGEEVSGYPPLSDNRLDIYKRK, encoded by the coding sequence ATGCTCGAGGGCGTCCCGCCGTACGCAAAGGCCTACAACATGAAGATGCCGGGGATCTACGCGGCGTATGCGGTCATTATGGCGGCATTCGGCCAGACCCCCGCGGGGATACATCTGGGCCTGCTCGTCATCAACGCCGTCACTATCGTCCTCGTCTTTTTGCTCGCCAGGAGGATCTACGACCCCTTTACCGGTGCCGCGGCCGCCGGTTTTTTCGCCCTCCTCTCGCTTAGTCCTTCTGTTCAGGGTATTTTCGCCAATGCCGAGCACTTCGTCATACTCCCGGCACTGGGCGGCATATTGTTGCTGCTCCGAGCCGTCGAGTCCGGCCGGGGAGGGGGGGAAGGGGGGGAAGGGGGGGGAGGGTCGCTTTTCCTGATCGGGCTGCTCCTTGGGGTGGCTTTCATAATGAAGCAGCACGGCGCGTTCTTCGTCGCGTTCGGGGGGCTCTACCTTCTCTTCGGCGAGCTCGGCCGCCGGCCGGTCGTATGGTCGCGGTGCGTCCGGAGGTGCCTCTTATTTTCGGCCGCCGCCGCGCTCCCGCTCGTCCTGACCTGCACCATTCTCTTTTATGCCGGCGTCTTCGACAGGTTCTGGTTCTGGACCTTCGTCTATCCCCGTGAATACCTGGCGCAGACCGACCTCTCGGTGGGGCTGCGGGTGCTTTGGTTAAGGCTTGCGATTATGTACGGTTCGGCGGCTTTTGTATGGGGTCTTGCGACGATGGGGCTTGTCTCTATCCTGTGCAATAAGCGGACGCGCGACAGATCTCTTTTCCCTGCGGGTTTTATCGCGGCGTCATTGCTCTCCACCTGCCCGGGCCTCTACTTCAGGCCCCATTACTTCATCCTTCTCCTGCCGGCAATCGCCCTGTTAGGCGGCGTCGGAGCAAGCTCGGTGGCGCGTCTGTTTTTCAATGCCCGTACCCCCGCCTTTAAAAAAGGGGCGGCGGCGGTTCTTGCGCTCGCGGCCTTTTTCCACGGCGCCTACCAGGAAAACGACTTCTTTTTCCGTATGGGCCCGCTTGAGGCGACACGCAAGGTCTACGGCATAAGGCCTTTTCCCGAAACCGTGGAGGTCGCAAGCTATATCCGGGAACACTCCTCGGATAACGACAGCATAGCCGTAATCGGCTCGGAGCCGCAGATATACTTCTATTCCGGGAGGCGGTCCGCCACGGGCTACATCTATACATATGCCATGCTTGAAGACCATGAGTATGCCCTGAAGATGCAGCGGGAGATGGCCCGGGAGATAGAGTCCGCACGCCCGGAGTTTCTGGTGTTCGTGAACGCGCTGAGCTCGTGGGGCGTAAGCGAGTGGCCCGGAGGCTTCATATTCGACTGGTTCGACGAGTACCGGAGGAAGCACTTCGACCTGGTCGGGGTCGTTCATATCGTCTCGCCCGAGCGGACCGTATACAGGTGGGGGGAGGAGGTTTCCGGGTATCCTCCGCTTTCGGATAACCGGCTCGATATTTACAAGAGGAAGTAG
- a CDS encoding rhomboid family intramembrane serine protease produces the protein MIPLKDDNPTSTFPYVTVALIALNTMVFIYQSSLGQGMLGPIKLGQVKLDLFILKAGAIPYEITRLRDIIPENFLPPPLSLFTAMFVHGGFMHLGGNMLYLWIFGDNIEDRLGHLKFLIFYLSTGVVASLTHVVIHPDSAIPMIGASGAVAGILGAYFLLFPRAHVKTLIIVFFFIRVVSIPAVIFLGIWFAFQVLSTAAGGGIAWYAHIGGFVAGTAVVWSAVGGGKGRKRGRRGR, from the coding sequence ATGATACCCTTAAAGGACGACAACCCCACCAGCACCTTCCCCTACGTCACGGTGGCGCTCATAGCGCTCAATACAATGGTCTTTATCTACCAGAGCTCGCTCGGACAGGGCATGCTCGGCCCAATAAAACTCGGGCAGGTAAAGCTTGACCTCTTTATCCTGAAGGCCGGGGCCATACCGTACGAGATAACCCGCCTGCGGGACATCATCCCCGAGAACTTCCTCCCCCCTCCCCTCTCGCTCTTTACGGCCATGTTCGTACACGGGGGTTTTATGCATCTCGGCGGCAACATGCTCTACCTCTGGATATTCGGCGACAACATAGAGGACAGGCTCGGGCACCTGAAGTTCCTCATCTTCTACCTCTCGACCGGCGTGGTGGCGAGCCTCACGCACGTCGTCATCCACCCGGACTCGGCCATTCCGATGATCGGTGCGAGCGGCGCGGTGGCCGGCATACTCGGCGCCTACTTCCTGCTCTTCCCGAGGGCCCACGTCAAAACGCTCATAATCGTCTTCTTCTTCATCCGGGTGGTGAGTATCCCGGCGGTAATCTTCCTCGGCATCTGGTTCGCCTTCCAGGTCCTTAGCACCGCCGCCGGGGGCGGCATCGCCTGGTACGCGCACATAGGGGGGTTCGTCGCCGGGACGGCCGTGGTGTGGTCCGCCGTGGGCGGGGGGAAGGGCAGAAAGAGGGGACGGCGAGGGCGATAG